A part of Fundulus heteroclitus isolate FHET01 unplaced genomic scaffold, MU-UCD_Fhet_4.1 scaffold_161, whole genome shotgun sequence genomic DNA contains:
- the LOC118558811 gene encoding uncharacterized protein LOC118558811: MASGLVKRYQQAGVDPPVALYVDCGCCAEAAETTKLQARFSGWPQLVVRLDIWHFMQRLALGCTTDAHQLSTCHAYVDKHLTKDELALHCRRRTRGVDTTVRLLEELIAALMGPQGNDSLGVPLFDQERMEHIWRVIKKSSSCCYSGDLLHSVNKHYEKLFGRKLAPEFCPPARYTGELIGLQYLFQQTGQALQDMNPDSEETARLIEEHDAGVDEEDEGFSDFTDDPTLIDLEVSPSASSTVAPFPALSASSTVASFHSSQRLLHSGPPVPPPDLLPARRLQASPRWPPAYLRLEIPQMKRWLLKTRMCLDTSTLTCLLTTWWGFGSRPRSVSPTYRQTASWSSGRGWMMGTSSGLCMQHATRRDF, from the exons ATGGCGAGTGGCCTGGTGAAGCGGTACCAGCAGGCCGGTGTGGATCCCCCTGTTGCTCTTTACGTGGACTGCGGTTGCTGTGCCGAGGCAGCAGAAACAACCAAGCTGCAGGCCAGATTCAGCGGGTGGCCACAGCTTGTGGTGAGGCTGGATATTTGGCACTTCATGCAGCGGCTTGCCCTGGGATGCACCACCGATGCCCATCAGCTGTCAACGTGTCACGCAT ATGTGGACAAGCATCTGACCAAGGACGAGTTGGCTCTCCACTGCCGACGGAGGACACGAGGAGTGGACACCACGGTTCGGCTGCTGGAGGAGCTGATTGCTGCACTGATGGGGCCCCAAGGCAACGACTCCCTTGGCGTTCCTCTGTTTGATCAGGAGAGGATGGAGCACATCTGGCGg GTGATAAAGAAGTCGTCGTCGTGCTGCTACTCTGGTGATTTGTTGCATTCTGTCAATAAACACTACGAGAAGCTGTTTGGCAGAAAGCTGGCACCTGAGTTCTGTCCCCCCGCACGTTACACAG GTGAGCTCATCGGACTGCAGTACCTGTTTCAGCAGACTGGTCAGGCACTGCAGGACATGAACCCCGACTCAGAGGAGACTGCCCGCTTGATTGAGGAGCACGATGCGGGGGTAGATGAAGAAGATGAGGGCTTCTCTGACTTCACAGATGACCCTACACTGATAGATTTGGAGGTTTCTCCCAGCGCCTCCTCCACAGTGGCTCCCTTCCCAGCTCTCAGCGCCTCCTCCACAGTGGCTTCCTTTCATAGCTCCCAGCGCCTCCTCCACAGTGGACCCCCAGTCCCTCCTCCAGACCTGCTCCCTGCACGGCGTCTCCAGGCATCTCCCCGCTGGCCTCCAGCATATCTGAGGCTGGAGATACCTCAGATGAAACGATG GCTGTTGAAGACCAGAATGTGCCTTGATACCAGCACATTGACATGCTTGCTGACTACTTGGTGGGGCTTCGGGAGCAGACCTCGCTCTGTCTCACCAACCTACAGGCAGACCGCATCATGGAGCTCTGGCAGAGGCTGGATGATGGGGACAAGCAGCGGGTTGTGTATGCAGCACGCCACCAGGAGAGACTTTTGA